The genomic segment CTCGCACACCGCAGAGGCGACGCCATCAACGCCGTCCTCGCCGCTGCCGGATACAACTTCACCCTGCTCATCAAGTGGATCAGGCTTTTGTTCGCCTTCGTACTCCCAACCCTCATCTCATCGTTAAGGCGCAAACCAACCCTCCACGCCGCCTAAATCCGGTTCTTCACGGACGACTAGATCATTATGTTTCTACCAGAAATCATAATGATCTAGAAAGCCCAAAACAGTAGCTATCGGATACCAAAGAACAGATTGGCCGTCAGGCGACGCGGGTTGCTGGCCTGCACCTGACCATAGTGGATTTGTCCAGCCCGGTAAAAGATCAGCCGGTTGAAGCGCGGTTCAATAGCGGCAATGGGCTCAAAAAACTGTGCCCGTGCCGCTTCACCGCTGCCGTCAAAACCATCCAGTTCCAGCCGTTTGGCGCGCTCAAAGCTATAGCTGCGACTGGGGGTGATCAGCTCGTGCCCACTGGCCCGATGGCGGAAAAAGGCCGTACCACCCAGATCGCCCTCAAAAAGGTAATGCACGCTGGCAAAGCTGTTGAGGCTGAAGGCGTCGATATGCGGCGCGGCCTGCCGCACGTCCATGGCGTCGGGGGCCTGGGTGGCCACGCCAAAAAAGCCAAACAGCGGCAAGGGCTGTGGCGTCACACCAAAATGCGGCAACAGGCGCGGCAGAAGCTCCGTCGCCACCACCGTCTTATAGGTCTGTGGCAAGGGGGCATTGAGGCCGGGATATCGCGATCCGGGCGCAGGCGTGCGAAAGGCCGCCGCGTCGGCTTCGGCAATCAGGGCCTGCGGATCGCTGAGCACCTCATCGACGATGATCAGGGGCTGCGCCTCATGGCCCAGAGACTGAACCGTCAAGGTAAGGTGGGGATTGAGAGAGATCATACAAAAAACCGCCTGAGAGAACGTT from the Asticcacaulis excentricus genome contains:
- a CDS encoding DUF6445 family protein; its protein translation is MISLNPHLTLTVQSLGHEAQPLIIVDEVLSDPQALIAEADAAAFRTPAPGSRYPGLNAPLPQTYKTVVATELLPRLLPHFGVTPQPLPLFGFFGVATQAPDAMDVRQAAPHIDAFSLNSFASVHYLFEGDLGGTAFFRHRASGHELITPSRSYSFERAKRLELDGFDGSGEAARAQFFEPIAAIEPRFNRLIFYRAGQIHYGQVQASNPRRLTANLFFGIR